A single region of the Micropterus dolomieu isolate WLL.071019.BEF.003 ecotype Adirondacks linkage group LG02, ASM2129224v1, whole genome shotgun sequence genome encodes:
- the LOC123958349 gene encoding L-lactate dehydrogenase B chain-like, producing TSTALFLSAYEVIKLKGYTNWAIGLSVADLTESIIKNMSRVHPVSTMVKDMYGIGEEVFLSLPCVLNSTGVSSVVNMTLTDAEVAQLRKSADTLWGIQKDLKDI from the exons ACGAGCACTGCTTTGTTTCTCAGTGCCTATGAGGTGATCAAGCTTAAGGGCTACACCAACTGGGCCATTGGTCTGAGCGTGGCAGACCTGACTGAAAGCATCATTAAGAACATGAGCCGTGTCCATCCTGTCTCCACTATGGTCAag GACATGTATGGTATTGGTGAGGAGGTCTTCCTGTCTCTGCCCTGCGTGCTGAACAGCACCGGCGTGAGCAGCGTGGTCAACATGACCCTGACAGATGCCGAGGTGGCCCAGTTGAGGAAGAGCGCGGACACACTGTGGGGCATCCAGAAAGACCTCAAGGACATCTGA